A portion of the Geoalkalibacter ferrihydriticus DSM 17813 genome contains these proteins:
- a CDS encoding type I restriction-modification system subunit M, with protein sequence MTPAAIVSKLWNFCNVLRDDGMSYGDYVEQLTYLLFLKMADERTKPPYNQPSSVPAEWAWPNLIKKDGDELFDHYRHTLENLGNEKGLLGLIFTKSQNKFQDPAKLRRLIVDLIDKENWSVMSADVKGDAYEGLLEKNAQDTKSGAGQYFTPRPLIQAMVDAVAPKPGETICDPACGTGGFLLAAQDYIVQHHPHMTKDELKQLKEGTFQGCELVQSTARLCAMNLMLHGIGGNGSRLPLTVGDSLAADPGDRYDIILTNPPFGKKSSTTIVAEDGRVAKEKEIIERDDFWATTSNKQLNFIQHVKTLLKQNGRAAVVVPDNVLFEGGAGETIRRKLLHECNVHTLLRLPTGLFYAQGVKANVLFFDRKPASETPWTKKLWIYDLRTNMHFTLKTNALGRSDLDEFVTLYHAGNLRQRATTWSEDSPSGRWRCYDYADLIARDKASLDLFWLKDDSLEDSDNLPEPSLLAAEIVADLEAALEQFRLIAEDLGESELES encoded by the coding sequence ATGACCCCCGCAGCTATTGTCAGCAAACTCTGGAACTTCTGTAACGTCCTGCGCGACGATGGCATGAGCTACGGCGACTACGTCGAACAGCTCACTTACCTGCTGTTTCTAAAAATGGCCGACGAGCGCACCAAGCCGCCCTACAACCAGCCGAGTTCCGTGCCTGCCGAATGGGCCTGGCCGAACCTGATCAAAAAAGACGGCGACGAGTTGTTCGACCACTACCGCCACACCCTGGAAAACCTCGGCAACGAAAAGGGGCTGCTCGGGCTGATCTTCACCAAGTCGCAGAACAAGTTTCAGGACCCGGCCAAGCTGCGCCGCCTGATCGTTGATCTCATCGACAAAGAAAACTGGTCGGTGATGAGCGCCGACGTCAAGGGCGATGCCTATGAAGGGTTGCTGGAAAAGAACGCCCAGGATACCAAATCCGGTGCCGGGCAGTATTTCACGCCGCGTCCACTGATTCAGGCCATGGTTGATGCCGTTGCTCCCAAACCCGGCGAAACCATCTGCGATCCGGCTTGCGGCACCGGTGGTTTTCTGTTGGCTGCCCAGGATTATATCGTCCAGCATCATCCCCACATGACAAAGGACGAGCTCAAGCAGCTTAAAGAGGGCACCTTTCAGGGCTGCGAACTGGTGCAGAGCACGGCGCGGTTGTGCGCCATGAATCTGATGCTGCATGGCATCGGCGGCAACGGCAGTCGTCTGCCGCTGACGGTGGGAGATTCTCTAGCTGCTGATCCGGGTGATCGCTACGATATCATCCTGACCAATCCACCCTTTGGCAAGAAAAGCAGCACCACCATCGTCGCCGAGGACGGCAGGGTGGCCAAGGAAAAGGAGATCATCGAGCGCGACGATTTCTGGGCAACCACCTCGAACAAGCAGCTCAATTTCATCCAGCATGTCAAAACCCTGCTCAAGCAGAACGGTCGCGCCGCCGTGGTGGTGCCGGACAATGTGCTGTTTGAGGGGGGCGCAGGGGAAACCATCCGCCGCAAACTGCTGCACGAATGCAACGTCCACACCCTGCTGCGTCTGCCCACCGGCCTGTTCTACGCCCAGGGGGTCAAGGCGAACGTGCTCTTCTTCGACCGTAAACCGGCTAGCGAAACACCCTGGACAAAGAAGCTGTGGATTTACGATCTGCGCACCAACATGCACTTCACCCTCAAAACCAATGCGCTAGGGCGCAGTGATCTGGATGAGTTCGTTACCCTTTACCATGCCGGCAATCTCCGCCAGCGCGCCACCACCTGGAGCGAGGACAGCCCCAGCGGGCGCTGGCGTTGTTACGACTATGCCGACTTGATTGCCCGCGACAAGGCGAGCCTGGATCTCTTCTGGTTGAAGGATGATTCGCTGGAGGATTCGGATAACTTGCCGGAGCCGAGCCTGCTTGCCGCCGAGATTGTCGCGGATCTAGAGGCGGCGCTGGAACAGTTTCGACTCATTGCCGAGGATTTGGGTGAGTCCGAGCTGGAATCTTGA